From the genome of Aerococcus sanguinicola:
GAGCGTGTTGTAGAGTTGAATACGTGCAGAATCCTTTTCGTTTTCTGATACCGCGTCCTCTAAGTCCAGGATCACACAGTCTGGTCCGTAGACATAAGGATCCTTGACTAAAGAAGCCCGCTGGGTATTCAGAAACATCATCGTTCTTCTTACTGATCTTCTCATAGCTTCGTCCCCCATGGTAAACCTTCTGTTTGATTGATTGATCTAAAAATTGCTGTCTGTACGCGCGAACGGATGGTACAATCTAGAGCTCCATGGTCATCGGCATAGAGCTTAACCCCGTCCACTTCTAATTGGTCTAAAACCTCTTCAATGGTCGCCTCAATAGCTTCTCCAAATTGGGCATAGACGGTTGAGTCCACTTGAATTTGACGGCTTGTAGCAGGTTCAACCGTGACCCGAACATCGCTCGACTCGATGGTTCCTGCCTGAGCCTTATCTTGTAATTCCATAGCGTCTTCCTCCTTTATTTAATGACACTCTTATTATATCAGATTACATTTCTATGCTAACATTTTGTACTGGGACATCATACCAAGGGTCCTGACGCTTCCTCAAGAAATGCTCCGCCTGGGCGGGGAATGCGACATAGCTGAGCACATCTTCTTCGCTCTGAGCAAAGTCTTGACTTTCCTGGCGAGCAGCCTCAAGTCCTGGATCCAAGCGGTCTGCTGGCCGGCCTTCAAGGACCTCTTCCTGGCCAATAATTTGCTGGCGGATGTCAGAAGCAATTGGAGCCGGTGACTTCCCGTAGAGTCCCTTCACATAGTCCTTAATTTCCTTGGGGACCATCTTATAGCGTTCCCCGGTTAGGACATTCATCACAGCCTGGGTGCCGACCATTTGCGAAAGCGGTGTTACCAAGGGTGGGAAACCGAGGTCTTCTCTAACCCGCGGCACCTCTTTGAGGACTGCATCATACTTATCTTCCTGACCAGCTTCTGTTAGCTGAGACAAGAGATTGGACAGCATCCCGCCCGGTACTTGGTAGAGCAAGGCACGCGGTTCTGTCTGCATCACCTTCGGATTGATCGTCCCTTCTTCCAGGAATTCATCCCGGATTGGCGCAAAATAATCGGCAATCTTTTCTAAAAGTGGCGTATCTAGACCATCGTCATAGCCGAGCTCGTCTAGGCTAATGTGCAGACTTTCTGTGGCTGGTTGGCTGGTTCCCCCTGAGAAAGGTGAAATGGCGGTATCGATGATATCTGCCCCTGCTTCGACAGCTTTAAGATAAGTCATTTCTGAAATGCCAGCGGTCGCATGGGTGTGGATATCTACGGGCAAGTCCGTCCGCGCCTTGATTCCTGTCACTAGGCTATAGGCACGAGCCGGGGTTAAGATTCCCGCCATGTCCTTGAGACAGATGGAATCGACACCCAGGTCTAGCAATTGGTCCACTAAGTTGAAATAATAAGCATCGGTATGCACTTCCGAAATGGTATAACAAAGGGTACCCTGGGCATGGGCCCCGTACTTCTTCACCGCACGAATGGCCGTTTCCAAGTTCCGCACATCATTCAAGGCGTCGAAAATACGGAAGATATCGATCCCATTCTCAACAGCCTTTTGGATGAAGGCGTCGACCACATCATCCGGGTAGTTGTGGTAGCCTAAGAGGTTTTGTCCCCTTAAGAGCATCAGTAATTTAGTGTTTTTTACCACTGAGCGAATCTGGCGTAAGCGTTCCCAGGGATCCTCATTGAGATAGCGCAGGCAGGCATCAAAAGTCGCCCCGCCCCAGCATTCCAGGGCATAGTAACCGGCTTGGTCCATCTCCTCGAGGATAGGCAGCATCTGCTCTGTTCGCATGCGCGTAGCGGCTAGCGACTGGTGCCCATCCCGGAGAACTGTTTCGACAATTTTAATTGATTTCTTCATCTTGTATTCTCCCATCCTCTACAATCATCTTAGCAATAGCCTGGTAAATCGTGTCAAAATCATGCTGGCGGCTCCGTGCACAAAGCTTAGCATCACGTTGGCAGACAAAACACTTGCGCTTGGGCAGCCCCACTTGAACACGGCTTAAACTTTCTTGCTGGCCGGCTTCATCCATGTAGAGACAGTCAATATCCATCAAGCGGCCAAGGTCTGTTTCTTCCTCTAGCTCGACTAGGCATGATTTGACTTCAGACGCAGCTTGGTCAACTAAGATAAAGTATTCCCTACCAGCCAAACTAGAGCGGCCCCCCTCCTTCACCACTGCCCCGGCGAAGGTCTCCCGGCAATAATCTTGAAGGTCGGACTTGGCCAGGTCAAAGACTTGGTCGCTGAGCGGGCTGCGCTTATAGGGGCCCGGCATATTCAGCTTGAGAGCAATTAAAGTCGCTCCAACTGGCGCCTGATTTAACCAAGCTTCCTGGAGACTAGCCCGAGCTTCGCGGCTATCCAGGGCATCCTCTAAGTTACAGAGCGGGCCTGTTTGCAAGGCTTGGCTAAGTTTTTTCACAGTATCAATAGTCATGGACTTGGCTCAGATCCTTTCGTTTGGCGATCATGGCCTGGCATGCTGGGGATTCGATAAAGGCTCGACTAGTCTCTGGCAGATAGTTTTTAGCGGCTTCT
Proteins encoded in this window:
- a CDS encoding oxaloacetate decarboxylase subunit alpha, yielding MKKSIKIVETVLRDGHQSLAATRMRTEQMLPILEEMDQAGYYALECWGGATFDACLRYLNEDPWERLRQIRSVVKNTKLLMLLRGQNLLGYHNYPDDVVDAFIQKAVENGIDIFRIFDALNDVRNLETAIRAVKKYGAHAQGTLCYTISEVHTDAYYFNLVDQLLDLGVDSICLKDMAGILTPARAYSLVTGIKARTDLPVDIHTHATAGISEMTYLKAVEAGADIIDTAISPFSGGTSQPATESLHISLDELGYDDGLDTPLLEKIADYFAPIRDEFLEEGTINPKVMQTEPRALLYQVPGGMLSNLLSQLTEAGQEDKYDAVLKEVPRVREDLGFPPLVTPLSQMVGTQAVMNVLTGERYKMVPKEIKDYVKGLYGKSPAPIASDIRQQIIGQEEVLEGRPADRLDPGLEAARQESQDFAQSEEDVLSYVAFPAQAEHFLRKRQDPWYDVPVQNVSIEM
- the citD gene encoding citrate lyase acyl carrier protein, producing MELQDKAQAGTIESSDVRVTVEPATSRQIQVDSTVYAQFGEAIEATIEEVLDQLEVDGVKLYADDHGALDCTIRSRVQTAIFRSINQTEGLPWGTKL
- the citX gene encoding citrate lyase holo-[acyl-carrier protein] synthase yields the protein MTIDTVKKLSQALQTGPLCNLEDALDSREARASLQEAWLNQAPVGATLIALKLNMPGPYKRSPLSDQVFDLAKSDLQDYCRETFAGAVVKEGGRSSLAGREYFILVDQAASEVKSCLVELEEETDLGRLMDIDCLYMDEAGQQESLSRVQVGLPKRKCFVCQRDAKLCARSRQHDFDTIYQAIAKMIVEDGRIQDEEIN